A genomic region of Rhea pennata isolate bPtePen1 chromosome 14, bPtePen1.pri, whole genome shotgun sequence contains the following coding sequences:
- the PHYKPL gene encoding 5-phosphohydroxy-L-lysine phospho-lyase: MRPAQRSREETLALRRQLIGSSCKLFFSDDPVKIVKAKGQYMYDEKGRQYLDCINNVAHVGHCHPDVVKAAHEQNQLLNTNSRYLHDNLVDYADRLSKTLPEKLCIFYFLNSGSEANDLALRMARQYTKHEDVIVLDHAYHGHLTSLIDISPYKFRNLEGQKEWVHVAPVPDTYRGIYREDHEDSVTAYANEVKRIIEQAHGRGRKIAAFFIESLPSVGGQIIPPAGYFQKVAEHVHKAGGLFIADEIQVGFGRAGKHFWAFQLQGEDFIPDIVTMGKPIGNGHPIACVATTKEVAEAFAATGVEYFNTFGGNPVSCAVGLAVLNVIEKEHLQAHATEVGNFLMKLLNQQKIKHPIIGDVRGTGLFIGVDLIKDQAERTPATAEAEYLVTRLKEEYILLSTDGPGRNVLKFKPPMCFSMEDAKFVVDAVDRILTDMEKQCLSQQEKSTCFT; encoded by the exons ATGAGGCCGGCGCAGCGCTCCCGGGAGGAGACCCTGGCCTTGCGGCGGCAGCTCATCGG CTCTTCctgcaaactctttttttctgacgATCCAGTGAAGATTGTCAAGGCAAAAGGCCAGTATATGTACGATGAAAAGGGAAGACAGTATCTTGATTGCATTAACAACGTTGCTCATG TTGGACACTGTCATCCTGATGTAGTAAAAGCAGCCCATGAACAAAATCAATTGTTAAATACAAATTCTCGTTATCTTCATGACAACTTAGTTGATTATGCAGACAGACTTTCAAAAACACTACCTGAGAAGTTGTGCATCTTCTATTTTTTGAATTCTGG ATCCGAAGCTAATGATCTTGCCTTAAGAATGGCACGACAGTATACAAAACACGAAGACGTGATAGTTTTGGACCA TGCTTACCATGGACATCTGACATCCTTGATTGACATAAGCCCATATAAATTCAGAAATCTAGAAGGACAAAAGGAGTGGGTCCATGTG GCTCCTGTTCCAGACACATACAGAGGAATATATAGAGAAGACCATGAAGATTCAGTAACAGCCTATGCTAATGAAGTGAAAAGGATTATTGAACAAGCACATGGGCGAGGCAGAAAG attgctgcttttttcattGAATCTCTGCCAAGTGTTGGTGGTCAGATCATTCCACCAGCTGGCTATTTTCAGAAGGTTGCAGA GCATGTGCACAAGGCAGGAGGTCTATTTATTGCTGATGAAATTCAAGTTGGCTTtggcagagctggaaagcaCTTCTGGGCATTCCAGCTTCAGGGAGAAGATTTTATACCTGATATTGTCACTATGGGGAAACCAATAGGAAATGGGCACCCTATTGCCTGTGTAGCAACAACAAAGGAAGTTGCAGAAGCATTTGCAGCCACAGGAGTGGagtattttaacaca TTTGGAGGAAACCCAGTTTCATGTGCTGTTGGACTAGCTGTATTAAATGTGATTGAGAAAGAACATCTTCAAGCTCATGCCACAGAAGTAGGCAACTTCTTGATGAAGTTACTCAATCAGCAGAAAATCAAACATCCAATCATTGGTGATGTCAG gggTACTGGCTTATTCATTGGTGTGGACTTAATTAAGGACCAAGCAGAAAGGACCCCAGCCACAGCAGAGGCAGAGTATCTGGTAACAAG GCTTAAGGAAGAATATATTCTACTGAGTACAGATGGGCCAGGAAGAAATGTGCTTAAATTCAAGCCCCCAATGTGCTTCAGTATGGAGGATGCAAAATTTGTTGTGGATGCAGTTGACAGAATACTAACAG ATATGGAAAAGCAATGCCTGAGCCAACAGGAAAAATCCACTTGTTTTACCTGA